The DNA segment ACTTGCTAGAGAATTTCTGGAGCTCCGCCAAGGGAGCATGTCCATTGTCGAGTATGTGAAGAAGTTTGAGAGGGGGAGgtactttgtgcccatgatttcgGGTAATGCTGCAGAGGAGTTGAAGCATTTCACAGAGAGACTGAATGCCACTATTCGACGTGATGTCAGATTGAGTGGGGCACAAACGTACCGAGAAGCAGTCGATGAGGCTATGTTGTCAGAAAAAGATGGGAATGATATTATCAAGGAATCGCAAGCGAAAAGAGTCAGTTACCAGGGGAGAGAGAAGCAAGGGCCTAGTCAAAAGAGGTCGTACCAAGCTCCAGCTCAGAGGAgaccgcagcagcagcagcgcCAAAACCCCAATCAGGCGCGACCTCAGGGACAGAATCAACCGAACGCCAATGCTCCAAGGCCGGCGAATGCACCTATCTGTCAGAAGTGTGGGAAATCACACTACGGTCAATGTATGCTGGGGACCAATACTTGCTTTCTTTGCAAGAGACCAGGGCATTTTGCCAAAGACTGTCCGCAATCAAAGGAGCCTGTCAAGGGAAGAGTGTTTGCTATGACTCACGATCAGGTTGACCCAGATTTTGCAATTGTCAGAGGTATGATCTGTATTGCTGATTTACCTGCTTTTGTGTTGATAGATACAGGAGCTACGCACTCTTTTATGTCTGTTAGTTTTATGATGAAATTGAGGGTCTTACCGGATGAATCTACTTCGGAATTTTGTGTGTCGTTACCCTCGGGAGAAGAACTGAAAAGTAGTAGTGTGGTAAGAAATTGCAAGGTTCAGATGCAGAGTCTAGTGTTGTGTgcagattttattgttttgtagATGGTGGATTTCGATGCGATTTTTGGGATGGACTGGTTGGCTCAGCATGAGGCTATTATTGACTGCAAACAGAGAACTGTCTCTTTGAAAGATAAGAACGGAAAACCATTTGTGTACCGCACTACATCTAAGAGGAGCTCACCAGGTATGATCTCTACAGGAACATCTTGGCAGTTATTGGGTAATGGGTGTACAGGATTTCTTGCAAGTCTAACTGGCGAGCTGGAAGTGCAGCGACCGAAACTTGTGGAAGTGGAGGTAGTGAAGGACTTTCCAGAAGTTTTTCCCGATGATGTTGCGGGATTGCCTCAAGTCAGGGAAGTCGAATTTGGGATAGAATTGATGTCTGGAACTAAGCCAGcttctaaggcaccatacagattAGCACCGACTGagatgaaagaactgaaagatcaATTGCAAGAGTTACTGGATAAGGGGttcatcagaccgagtgtatcgccATGGGGTGCACCGGTGTTGTTTGTTAAGAAGAAATATGGGTCAAtgaggttgtgcattgactatagagagctgaatcgagttacagTGAAAACAGATATCCCTTGCCCAGAATAGACGACTTGTTCGACCAATTGCAAGGGGCAGAGGTGTTCTCAAAAATCGATCTACgatcaggctaccatcagctgaaggTGAAGGATGTAGATGTGCAGAAGACAGCATTCAGGACTCGCTATGgccattacgagttcttagtaatgccatttggattgaccaatgcaccagctgtgttcatggatttgatgaacagagtGTTTCAACCCttcttggatcagtttgtcatagtcttcatagatgacatattgatctactctcGCAGTCTAGAGGAGCATCGTCAGCACTTGACTACAgtgttgcagattttgaaagaaaagcaactgtaTGCTAAGTTCAGTAAGTCTAAATTTTGGCTGGAGcagatttcatttttgggtcatatagtTTCAGCTAAGGGAATTGAGATGGATCCGTCTAAGGTGGAAGCGGTCTGAAATTGGGTTGCTCCAAAGAATGCtacagaaatacggagtttcttgggtttagcaggctactacaggAGATTTATTCAAGAATTCTCAAGATAGCTCTACCACTGACTTCCTTAACTCGAAAAGGTGTGAAGTTTGTGTGGTCAGAACAATGTGAGAAGAGCTTTACAAAATTGAAGGAAAGATTGATGTCAGCGCCAGTGCTAGCAATTCCCGAAGGCACGGGTCGTTTTGTGGTTTATACCGATGCTTCAAAGAGTGGATTAGGAGCTGTTTTGATGCAGGATGATAAAGTAATAGCATATGCATCTCGATAGCTGAAGATCCATGAGAGGAACTACCCgactcatgatcttgagttggcggcatttttttttgctttgaagctatggagacactacttgtacggtgaaaggtgtcagattttcactgatcacaaaagcctaaaatattttttcactcaGAAGGATTTAAACATGAGGCAAAGAAGATGGCTGGAattggtgaaggactacgactgtgacattagctatcattctggtaaggctaatgttgtagcagatgccttgagttgcAATTCTGCGACATTGAACCAATTGACAGTCCAGCAGGAGTTGATTGCTGAATTTGAACGGATGAGTTTGGAGGTATTCGAACCAATGGAGGTATGCACTCTAGCAGCCTTAATAGTAGTACCTAGTTTTCTTGAGAGAATTCGAGCAGGCCAAGCTTCTGATGAACATTTGACGTTGTGGAGGAGCATAGATGAAGCCAAGGGTGGTACATTGTACACTGTCAAAGACGGAATTGTTCATCACCGAGGTAGAATGTGGGTGCCAGCAGTAGACTCATTGAGAGTTGAAGTGATGACTGAAGCCCATAATGTTCTGTATTCCATTCATTCAGGAAGtacgaaaatgtataaggatctgcAATCCTTATATTAATGAACATGTATGAAGAGGGATGTTGTAAAATTTGTGAATGAATGTTTGACTTGTCAACAAGTGAAGATCGAGCATCAAAGACCGGCAGGACTCCTGAAACCATTGCCAATACCCACATGGAAGTGGGAAGATGACACTATGGATTTCGTGGTAGGATTTCCAGTTTCACCACGAAGGATGAACTCGATCTGGGTGGTAGTTGACAAGTTAACTAAGTCAGCTCATTTTATTCCAGTCAGGAATAACTTCTCCATGAATCAGTATACAGAGCTGTACATTCGagaaattgtcagattgcatggagtaccGGCGAGGATAGTATCTGACAGAGATCCTAAGTTCACTTCAAACTTTTGGGGAAGTTTACATAGAGGATTGGGAACGAAGCTAGCTTTCAGTACAACTTTTCACCCTCAGACATatggtcagtcagaacgagtgatccaaatactcgaagacatgttgagagcttgtATGATCGACTTTGGAGGTAATTGGGAATCGAAATTGCCTTTAGTAGAGTttacttacaacaatagttatcaagcaagtattggcatggctccttatgaggcgttgtatgggagaAGGTGTAGAACTCCCCTACACTAGGATGAAGTTGGAGAGAGAGCTGTTTTGGGGCCGGAAATAGTGACCCAAACAGTAGATGTGATAGCCAAGATCAGAGACAGAATGTTGACAGCGCAAAGTCGACAGAAAAGTTACGCCGACCAGCGACgtagagatttggagtttgaagtaggtgactatgtatttttaaagtttttaccATGGAAAGGTGTTAAGATTTGGAAAAAAGGGTAAATTGAGtccaagatatataggaccttttGAGATCCTAGAAAAAGTTGGGGCTCGAGCTTACCGAGTGGCACTACCACCAAACTTGGAGTGTGTTCACAATGTCTTCCATATCTCCATGTTAAGAAAGTATGTGGCAAATTCTTCTCATGTTATTCGCCATGAGCCAGTGGAATGGACGCCAGACTTGTCCTACGAGGAGATGTCTGTTCAAATCTTGGACAGACAAGTTCGTAGGTTGAGAAACAGAGAGATTCCAATGGTGAAAGTCTTATGATGCAACCAGTTGGTTGAAGAGGCTACCTGGGAAACCGAGCAGGATATGCGAGCACGCTATCCTGAACTGTTTggtaagtcgaatttcgaggacaaaattcttttaaggagtgtagagttgtaaggtccgaaaagtccactagcttaatcacgattaattgattgaattatatgaattaatgcatgttatttagataaattaattgttatgttaattatgtgatttaattaaaTGCCTGAAATGTTATGTGatatgtatgattttaaagttttcaggttggtattaattttgggtcgtaggGACGAGCCTAGCCTTGGCTTGAGTAAAgaaaatttgtttattttaaattaagtttaaagggatgcagtgtatttttttttattaaatgggagggtaaaattttaaaggattttaagtgtaactaatgggccgtgttgaaacccattagtcacaaaagaaataagcgttcagaattttattctgaactctcattttgaacgctctctttttctttcaaatCTCTCTCACTCAAACGCTGCATCAAGGGTAGAGTTCTTCGACTTCTCAAGGCTAGATCGTTCCGCCATccaggttaatcccaatcagacgattcagacaagttttaaatgttttgaaacccattcaagagtATAAATATGTTTGATATGAACCCTAGGTTGATTTATGGTGTTGattgatgcatgttttagaaaGTTACACGAATATGTTGTAAAATCGCGAAGCGTGATGCATTCCTGATGTTTTCGGTATAAGTTTATTGAGATTCTAGGGCATTTATGTtgtaaaaataagaattttggaagaagagattttgaatgagaagttttgattcaaaacttTGAAAATTTGGATCGTGATGTGCGtatattttgaagtttttcatGTGCTTGATTATAAGTTTTGATGGGTGAGTGAATAGATTTGATTTGGAATCGAAAAGAACCGAAaaagagcaaaaaaaaaatatgaagttCGCACCCTGCACGCCTGCTGCCTGCGTGCGCAGGTAGCATCACCGGTGCAGGGGCGCAGTTTTTGAGCGCCCCTGCACTAGGGGGCAGCGTTGGTGGCGCAGGGGCGCAAGTTTTCTGCGCCCTTGCACCATAGGTGctgtccaaattttttttaaggttGTGTTTTGAAATCCTAATTTCATATTTGTGGTCTTTAAAgctattttaagtatttttaagaatgtttatgcaaaagtttcaagttttcaaTGTCCGGGACGGATGgaacgactcacgtggatcgAATATACtatgtaatgcatgtttatgttttcaaccttcatgaaaaatatttttccatgaAAATCATGAAATGTAGGAAGTACTTAATGCATGAATAGTTCTCGCATTGGTTTATGCATGCACGACATTGTTTATGAAAGTTCATGATGATGGAAGAATAATGATGACGTGCATGAAGAATGATATGATACGAAGAATGTTATTATGTATGAAAACTATTTATGATTTATgtgtcttgtggtgattatacaaggtatgcacttcgggatgagctccggagcggctatccaaacatggctcacgggatggttatacggggtatgcacttcgggatgagctccgaagcggctatccaaagaatgaaagtttacgggcataatgtcatatgcttgttgatcaacagaaaTCTATGAATGGCTCACTATGCGGTTgccacactactcatacttcatcaccccaaatatttttatgatatggctttatcaaagttatgtttattgcatgaaagtttaagttaatgttttctcttttaaagttagaaaatcctttttctgcatgttcttgctgagtctttcgactcactatacttgaatggtgtagttaacgatgatgtggatgcttttattgatgattatgtgggcaGACATGAAGAAGAAGCaggggtcggtccaacgggcaatgcatgagtgtgaatgctttagaatggaagatgttttaaacatttttatttgatgagagacaaacaagttttaatttttaagttgatGGCCATGTTTGGCAAATATTTTTGGATGCTATTCTATTTTTGTGCACTTATTATATGCTCTTTTAATAAAAAAGATGATGATTCagcaaagtttttattttttccaaaattttaagtatgtatgtttgagtaacgtttcgattgagaaattgggacgttacagtTATACTTTTAAAAAGAAATACAAATTATTAAGAATGTGTATGAGAGacatttttattgaaattaatgGTTTCAAGAGAATCAGGGATGTACATTATATCTGTTAAACTGAATTAATCGATCGAACCGAATGAATTCGAAATTTTGGTTTTAAGTTTAGCAAATTTTGGTTAATTCGGttcaatttttggtttttgttaaaaaaaattcacttaCCGAATTAACAAAATtataataatcatattttgatttttttattaaactttACATATAATTTATGGTATTTGTCAaatgtttatatatttaatattgtacttactttttcttaattttaatttttcaagcattatatgttttattatgataaaaatctcatattaaattattaattaatttttagttttaaaatagtaaaaaaaataaattgattaATTTGGTTATGGACCGAATTAACCTATTTTAATTCGGTTCTATTACGACGATTTTATCATAAATTCGGTTCGACTTGATTAGCTTCAAAAAAAttcagtttttttaaaaaaaacttcagTGCTGCTATTCAATTTCAGTACATGGAGAATGGTCGTTTGGTGTTGTCTGATTGTCATGGCACAACC comes from the Henckelia pumila isolate YLH828 chromosome 1, ASM3356847v2, whole genome shotgun sequence genome and includes:
- the LOC140874423 gene encoding uncharacterized protein → MHVDCLDIRIMANCRNPNNEDNQNNQFLTGLASLLQEHSRAQGEQIQQLIQAQAGGRNNNQPLLTNPIFKQFKDLGPQEFKGGADPLVAKEWVQSVKTIFDDMQLTDANRVRCAIFMFHDDARVWWQGARSTVDMTTLTWNGFKDVLYGKYFTISTRTRLAREFLELRQGSMSIVEYVKKFERGRYFVPMISGNAAEELKHFTERLNATIRRDVRLSGAQTYREAVDEAMLSEKDGNDIIKESQAKRVSYQGREKQGPSQKRSYQAPAQRRPQQQQRQNPNQARPQGQNQPNANAPRPANAPICQKCGKSHYGQCMLGTNTCFLCKRPGHFAKDCPQSKEPVKGRVFAMTHDQVDPDFAIVRDTGATHSFMSVSFMMKLRVLPDESTSEFCVSLPSGEELKSSSVMVDFDAIFGMDWLAQHEAIIDCKQRTVSLKDKNGKPFVYRTTSKRSSPGMISTGTSWQLLGNGCTGFLASLTGELEVQRPKLVEVEVVKDFPEVFPDDVAGLPQVREVEFGIELMSGTKPASKAPYRLAPTEMKELKDQLQELLDKGFIRPSVSPWGAPVLFVKKKYGSMSLEEHRQHLTTVLQILKEKQLYAKFTDALSCNSATLNQLTVQQELIAEFERMSLEVFEPMEVCTLAALIVVPSFLERIRAGQASDEHLTLWRSIDEAKGGTLYTVKDGIVHHRGRMWVPAVDSLRVEVMTEAHNVLYSIHSGMKIEHQRPAGLLKPLPIPTWKWEDDTMDFVVGFPVSPRRMNSIWVVVDKLTKSAHFIPVRNNFSMNQYTELYIREIVRLHGVPARIVSDRDPKFTSNFWGSLHRGLGTKLAFSTTFHPQTYGQSERVLRFGKKGKLSPRYIGPFEILEKVGARAYRVALPPNLECVHNVFHISMLRKYVANSSHVIRHEPVEWTPDLSYEEMSVQILDRQVRRLRNREIPMYMENGRLVLSDCHGTTTAQNNFSAVKLNYPSERLTSITGRATLNYEGVVSLKIGTNCGEYGPFGKENGSYRELCCHEVIDQFGGFYGSATSDNLASIGVYIKPITSLGPGNNSSNEPLKQEL